A genome region from Paenibacillus sp. J23TS9 includes the following:
- the radC gene encoding DNA repair protein RadC produces the protein MEPQTYMLRDIPHQERPRERMLQYGAGALSHAELLAILLRTGTQRESAVHLAQRILKQVGSMRQLVDMSIEELMAIKGIGSAKAVQLKAGIELGQRLVRTRMDEPVIIRSPRDAAEVLMEQLRYLQKEHFVCLFLNTKNHIIAQETLSIGSLNASIVHPREVFRAAIKCSSASFVCAHNHPSGDPTPSPEDISLTSRLKEAGEIVGIEVLDHLIIGDGEFVSLKEQGLM, from the coding sequence ATGGAGCCGCAAACGTATATGCTGCGCGACATCCCCCATCAGGAAAGACCCAGAGAACGCATGCTGCAGTATGGGGCGGGCGCCTTGAGCCACGCTGAATTGTTGGCTATTTTACTTCGGACGGGTACACAGCGGGAGTCCGCCGTGCATCTTGCCCAGCGCATATTGAAGCAGGTCGGCAGTATGCGCCAGCTTGTGGATATGAGCATTGAGGAATTAATGGCCATTAAAGGCATCGGCAGTGCCAAAGCCGTTCAACTCAAAGCTGGCATCGAGCTTGGGCAGCGGCTTGTCCGTACCCGAATGGACGAGCCGGTAATTATCCGCAGTCCGCGAGATGCGGCCGAAGTACTTATGGAACAGCTGCGTTATTTGCAAAAAGAACATTTTGTTTGTTTATTTCTAAATACGAAAAATCACATTATTGCTCAAGAGACGCTTTCGATCGGCAGTCTGAACGCCTCCATCGTACATCCGCGCGAGGTGTTTCGTGCAGCCATCAAGTGCAGCAGCGCATCGTTTGTCTGCGCACATAACCATCCGAGTGGAGATCCCACGCCAAGTCCAGAAGATATTTCCCTTACTTCTCGTTTGAAGGAAGCAGGAGAAATTGTGGGTATAGAGGTGCTGGATCATCTGATTATCGGTGACGGGGAATTCGTCAGTTTGAAGGAGCAAGGCTTGATGTAA
- the mreC gene encoding rod shape-determining protein MreC: MLKLFKLLGNKRLFVILIALVMFIALMGFTLGPRATLSWPEKFLRDTVGFAQNIFYKPAGYVAGLFKDIGNMRDTYKENEKLKIALAQYTREKANYNFMEEENKSLKESLHFTKAQMEKFDYSYHIAQVISVNSDTVNRSLVIDLGERDGVKVGQSVISIKGLVGVISHVSNFTSTVKLITTMDAKDPNSNGIAATSMNNHQTFGIIESYDDATQMLLMTQIKQTDPIKKDDMIVSLGDTDKYPRGLIIGKVKSVQESKFGKTKTATIEPEAEFQDWKQLFVVFTPEVQQ; the protein is encoded by the coding sequence GTGTTGAAACTGTTTAAGCTGCTTGGCAACAAACGCTTATTTGTGATTTTGATAGCCCTTGTCATGTTTATCGCGCTGATGGGTTTCACGCTCGGTCCCAGGGCAACACTATCCTGGCCCGAGAAGTTTCTCAGAGACACTGTCGGCTTTGCCCAGAATATATTTTATAAGCCCGCTGGCTATGTAGCGGGCTTGTTTAAAGATATCGGCAATATGCGCGATACGTACAAGGAAAATGAGAAGCTGAAAATTGCGTTGGCTCAGTATACACGTGAAAAGGCCAATTATAATTTCATGGAAGAAGAAAATAAGTCGCTCAAGGAGTCGCTTCACTTCACGAAAGCCCAAATGGAGAAGTTCGATTACAGCTATCATATTGCGCAGGTCATCAGTGTGAACTCGGACACCGTGAACCGTTCCCTGGTGATCGACCTTGGTGAACGTGATGGTGTTAAGGTCGGCCAGTCGGTGATTTCTATTAAAGGACTTGTGGGTGTGATCAGTCATGTCAGCAATTTTACATCTACTGTAAAGCTGATTACGACGATGGATGCGAAGGACCCGAACTCCAACGGAATTGCAGCGACATCGATGAATAATCATCAGACTTTTGGTATTATTGAGAGCTATGACGATGCAACTCAAATGCTCTTGATGACTCAAATCAAGCAAACAGACCCGATTAAAAAGGACGACATGATCGTGTCATTGGGAGATACAGATAAGTATCCACGCGGCTTGATTATCGGCAAGGTGAAAAGTGTTCAGGAGAGCAAATTCGGTAAAACGAAGACAGCAACGATTGAGCCTGAGGCGGAATTCCAGGACTGGAAGCAGCTGTTCGTCGTCTTTACTCCGGAGGTTCAGCAGTAA
- a CDS encoding rod shape-determining protein yields MLGSFTKDLGIDLGTANTLVYVRGKGIVVREPSVVAIRTDTKTIEAVGESAKKMIGRTPGNIRAIRPMKDGVIADFDTTATMIKYFIRQAQKQRSMFQRHPNVMVCVPSGITAVEQRAVEDATKQAGAREAYTIEEPFAAAIGADLPVWEPTGSMVVDIGGGTTEVAVISLGGIVTSRSVRVAGDEMDESIIQYIKRQYNLMIGERTSESLKMEIGSALPLEQVETSEIRGRDLVTGLPKTITITSDEISEALSDTVNAIVEAVKVTLEKCPPELAADIMDRGIVLTGGGALLRNLDKLLAEETGMPVIVAENPLDCVAIGTGKALENIHLFKSRSSSAVRSKR; encoded by the coding sequence ATGTTAGGAAGTTTCACGAAAGACTTGGGAATTGATTTGGGGACAGCAAACACGCTTGTCTATGTCCGTGGAAAAGGAATTGTTGTTAGAGAACCTTCTGTTGTTGCGATCCGTACGGATACGAAAACCATTGAGGCTGTAGGTGAGTCCGCCAAGAAAATGATCGGACGTACGCCGGGCAACATCCGTGCCATCCGTCCGATGAAGGACGGCGTTATTGCTGACTTCGACACGACGGCAACAATGATTAAATATTTTATCCGTCAGGCACAGAAGCAGCGTTCGATGTTTCAACGCCACCCGAATGTAATGGTATGTGTACCTTCGGGTATTACGGCCGTTGAACAGCGCGCAGTTGAAGATGCAACCAAACAGGCTGGTGCACGTGAAGCCTATACCATCGAAGAACCATTCGCAGCAGCCATCGGTGCTGATTTGCCGGTATGGGAACCGACAGGCAGTATGGTGGTAGATATCGGTGGCGGTACAACAGAAGTTGCCGTTATTTCTCTTGGAGGAATTGTAACTAGCCGCTCCGTGCGGGTAGCCGGTGATGAAATGGATGAATCGATCATTCAATACATCAAACGCCAGTATAACCTGATGATTGGTGAAAGAACCTCGGAATCGCTTAAAATGGAGATTGGCTCCGCACTTCCTTTGGAACAGGTGGAGACCAGCGAAATTCGCGGTCGTGACCTGGTGACAGGATTGCCAAAGACCATTACGATCACATCTGATGAAATCAGTGAAGCCCTTTCTGACACCGTGAATGCCATTGTAGAAGCTGTAAAGGTTACGTTGGAGAAATGCCCACCGGAACTGGCAGCAGATATTATGGACCGTGGTATCGTACTTACAGGCGGCGGAGCTCTGCTGCGCAATCTGGACAAGCTGCTTGCCGAAGAAACAGGCATGCCTGTCATTGTGGCTGAGAATCCACTGGACTGCGTTGCAATCGGTACAGGCAAGGCGCTTGAGAACATTCATCTGTTTAAATCCCGCAGCAGCTCTGCCGTACGCTCCAAACGCTAA
- the minC gene encoding septum site-determining protein MinC: MAVKSNHVTIKGIKDGLVFLLDDECEYDELLSELRYKLEHSHQNILTGPIIHVDVKMGSRRITEDQKQNMLDILKQKGNLLIRSVEFPESEPEQAPVYAIMSGMVRSGQVLRHNGDLLFLGDVNPGGSILCTGDIYILGALRGMAHAGLEGNEEAIIAASHFAPTQLRIAEQISRPPDEWETRETNMEFAFLQNGAMQIDKISNIVRIRRDFNVFKGV; the protein is encoded by the coding sequence ATGGCAGTGAAATCGAATCATGTCACGATCAAGGGCATCAAAGATGGCCTGGTATTCCTGCTTGACGATGAATGTGAATATGATGAACTGTTGAGTGAGCTCCGGTACAAATTGGAGCACAGCCATCAAAATATTTTGACCGGCCCCATTATTCATGTGGATGTAAAGATGGGTTCAAGGCGCATTACGGAAGATCAGAAGCAAAACATGCTCGATATTTTAAAACAAAAGGGAAATTTGCTCATCCGCTCTGTCGAATTCCCTGAATCGGAGCCGGAGCAGGCTCCCGTCTATGCGATTATGAGCGGTATGGTGCGCTCTGGACAAGTGCTGCGCCATAATGGAGATTTGCTTTTTTTGGGAGACGTGAACCCGGGAGGCAGCATTCTATGCACGGGTGACATTTATATACTGGGTGCTCTGCGGGGGATGGCGCATGCAGGGCTGGAAGGCAATGAAGAAGCTATTATCGCTGCATCCCATTTTGCCCCGACACAGCTTCGGATTGCAGAACAAATCAGCCGTCCACCCGATGAATGGGAAACGCGTGAAACCAATATGGAATTCGCATTTTTGCAGAATGGAGCCATGCAAATCGACAAGATCAGCAACATTGTAAGGATACGGCGTGATTTTAACGTGTTTAAAGGGGTGTAG
- a CDS encoding M23 family metallopeptidase, whose product MDTKSSIKQRREERIRDLLLSEDPVVKPMPQPISDTPKLWNKGRLPESLMPEPDPEKLWKKENSKGHGPFRHKTRFVSGFMWRLFFSAIIFALIWGLFKFPQPWSIKAQDYVMQSLNREMDFQAAEAWYESHFGKAPAFIPIFRQNQISPLKVNASKSLYPPIEGEIVQAFAVDLKGVEIAPSKVSNVPLEVKSVETGRVIDVSGNAETGITVTIQHTGKLVASYGHLADTRLQKNDWVEGGDAVGQLKAAAEGETPTLFFSLKEDGDYVDPAGVIPID is encoded by the coding sequence ATGGATACGAAATCCTCCATCAAACAGCGCAGGGAAGAGAGAATCAGGGATCTTTTGCTAAGTGAGGATCCAGTCGTCAAGCCGATGCCGCAGCCCATTTCGGACACGCCCAAACTCTGGAATAAAGGCAGATTGCCTGAATCACTGATGCCGGAGCCAGATCCGGAGAAATTGTGGAAAAAAGAGAATTCAAAAGGACACGGCCCCTTTCGTCATAAAACACGTTTCGTTTCAGGATTCATGTGGCGGTTATTTTTCAGCGCGATTATATTTGCTCTCATCTGGGGGCTGTTTAAATTTCCTCAGCCTTGGAGTATCAAGGCGCAGGATTATGTGATGCAGTCGCTGAACCGTGAAATGGATTTTCAGGCAGCCGAGGCATGGTACGAGTCCCATTTCGGCAAGGCACCGGCATTCATACCGATTTTCAGGCAAAATCAGATATCCCCGCTTAAAGTAAATGCCTCCAAATCACTGTATCCACCCATCGAGGGCGAGATCGTCCAGGCTTTCGCAGTGGACCTAAAAGGCGTTGAAATTGCACCCAGCAAGGTTTCAAATGTTCCACTTGAGGTGAAGAGTGTAGAAACAGGGCGTGTCATTGATGTTTCAGGTAATGCCGAGACGGGTATAACCGTTACCATTCAGCATACCGGAAAGCTTGTGGCTTCCTATGGTCATTTGGCAGACACCCGACTGCAAAAAAATGACTGGGTCGAAGGCGGTGATGCGGTGGGTCAGCTGAAGGCCGCAGCGGAGGGAGAGACGCCGACCTTATTTTTTTCCTTGAAAGAGGACGGTGATTACGTGGACCCGGCGGGCGTGATCCCTATTGATTAA
- a CDS encoding ABC transporter permease gives MNAFWSFITERYPDILKALQEHLVLSFSAVILGTIIAVPVGILLVYSRVGWINSVVFFIANLFQTIPSLALLAILIPLLGIGMKPAILALLLYSLMPILRNTYDGFHSVDEGVLNSARGMGYSTAQTILRIQLPLSLPYIMSGIRITTVYIISWATLASLIGAGGLGQLIVSGLGVNKPEMIFIGGIGAILLALVADGLLGLLEGWLSRRYHQTRDAAI, from the coding sequence ATGAATGCATTCTGGAGCTTTATCACGGAACGTTATCCGGATATTCTGAAGGCTCTGCAGGAACATCTCGTTTTGTCGTTCTCTGCAGTGATCCTGGGTACGATTATTGCCGTGCCGGTCGGTATTCTGCTGGTATACAGCCGGGTGGGCTGGATAAACAGTGTTGTATTTTTTATAGCCAATTTGTTTCAAACGATTCCAAGCCTGGCGCTTCTGGCCATTCTGATTCCGCTGCTCGGTATCGGCATGAAGCCTGCCATTCTGGCGCTGCTGCTATATTCCCTGATGCCAATCCTGCGGAACACCTATGATGGTTTTCACTCCGTCGATGAAGGTGTGCTGAATTCCGCCAGAGGGATGGGGTACAGTACGGCACAGACGATTTTGAGAATTCAGCTTCCTTTATCGCTGCCCTACATTATGTCGGGGATCCGAATTACCACCGTTTATATCATCAGCTGGGCAACACTCGCCTCCCTGATTGGCGCTGGAGGTCTGGGCCAGCTCATCGTATCGGGGCTTGGTGTTAACAAGCCGGAGATGATATTTATCGGCGGCATTGGCGCCATCCTGCTTGCTCTTGTCGCTGACGGCTTGCTTGGACTCCTAGAGGGCTGGCTTAGCAGACGCTATCATCAGACACGGGATGCTGCCATATGA
- a CDS encoding DUF2179 domain-containing protein, producing MLGILASIFIIQIVYVSFFTLRMILTLKGQKYLAAVLSMFEITIYVLGLSIVLKYVNQPISLVVYAVGYGLGVLVGSWIEGRIALGYITMKVILNDPESGMANVLRDNGYGVTSWIGSGRDGHRLVFEVLAKRKNQKKLYNMILELDPKAFIVVTEPVQLHGGFWTRGTKK from the coding sequence ATGCTTGGAATACTTGCATCCATTTTTATTATTCAAATTGTATATGTCTCTTTTTTTACATTGCGTATGATCTTGACGCTGAAAGGCCAGAAGTATTTGGCCGCGGTTCTCAGCATGTTCGAAATTACTATTTATGTGCTTGGCCTCAGCATCGTCCTTAAATATGTGAATCAACCGATCAGCCTTGTGGTTTATGCCGTCGGTTATGGGCTTGGAGTTTTGGTTGGTTCTTGGATTGAGGGACGGATTGCGCTTGGATATATCACTATGAAGGTTATTCTTAATGATCCGGAGAGCGGTATGGCCAATGTTCTGCGCGATAACGGATACGGAGTTACCTCATGGATTGGGAGTGGCCGAGACGGTCATCGGCTGGTGTTCGAGGTTTTGGCGAAGCGTAAAAATCAGAAAAAGCTGTACAACATGATTCTCGAGCTGGATCCAAAGGCCTTTATCGTTGTCACAGAGCCGGTCCAGCTTCATGGAGGATTTTGGACCCGCGGCACTAAAAAATAA
- the minD gene encoding septum site-determining protein MinD yields the protein MGEAIVVTSGKGGVGKTTTSANIGTALALLGKKVCLVDTDIGLRNLDVVMGLENRIIYDLCDVAEGRCRLNQALVKDKRFDELYMLPAAQTKDKNAVSPEQVRDIILELKKEYEYVIIDCPAGIEQGFKNAIAGADKAIVVTTPENAAVRDADRIIGLLESSSVESPKLVVNRIRPNMVKTGDMLDIEDVLQVLNIDLIGIVPDDEYVIKAANSGEPTVMNPDSRAAIAYRNIARRILGDTVPLMHLDQKKGMFSKFKKLFGMG from the coding sequence ATGGGAGAGGCTATTGTCGTTACTTCCGGTAAAGGCGGTGTTGGGAAAACCACCACATCGGCGAATATCGGGACTGCGCTTGCGCTGCTTGGCAAGAAGGTCTGTCTGGTGGATACGGACATTGGCCTGCGCAATTTGGATGTGGTCATGGGTCTGGAAAATCGGATCATCTACGATTTATGTGATGTTGCGGAAGGACGCTGCCGTTTGAATCAGGCGCTTGTAAAAGATAAACGTTTCGATGAGCTGTATATGCTGCCGGCCGCCCAGACGAAGGATAAAAACGCCGTGTCGCCAGAGCAGGTCAGAGATATTATACTTGAACTGAAAAAAGAGTATGAGTATGTAATTATCGACTGCCCGGCGGGGATCGAGCAAGGATTCAAGAATGCCATCGCCGGCGCGGACAAGGCTATTGTCGTGACAACGCCTGAAAATGCCGCTGTTCGTGATGCCGACCGGATTATCGGTCTGCTGGAAAGCTCCTCTGTGGAATCTCCGAAGCTGGTCGTTAATCGTATCCGTCCGAATATGGTGAAAACGGGGGATATGCTGGATATTGAAGATGTACTCCAGGTTCTGAATATTGATCTGATCGGTATCGTACCTGATGATGAGTATGTTATCAAAGCCGCAAACAGCGGAGAGCCAACGGTGATGAATCCCGACTCGCGGGCAGCCATCGCTTACCGCAATATTGCCCGTCGTATTCTGGGAGATACGGTGCCTCTGATGCATCTGGATCAGAAAAAGGGCATGTTCTCGAAATTTAAAAAGCTATTTGGCATGGGTTGA
- a CDS encoding nucleoside triphosphate pyrophosphatase codes for MKSNHSRRIVLASTSPRRQELIASLHIPYEIHPSHADEHTPDDWTPQQIVEGLALRKAQAVYSLIADPEENAVIIGSDTIVVLGNQVLGKPVDDRDAFRMLKSLQGNTHHVYTGIACIDAANGQTLVRHRSTKVTMKELSDSKIDAYVKSGEPGDKAGAYGIQGLGATLVERIEGCYFTVVGLPVSLLSDMLSEFGIDIL; via the coding sequence TTGAAATCAAACCATTCACGCCGTATCGTACTGGCATCGACCTCACCCAGAAGGCAGGAGCTGATTGCTTCTCTACATATACCGTACGAGATCCATCCCAGCCATGCGGATGAACATACTCCAGACGACTGGACTCCCCAGCAGATTGTTGAAGGTTTGGCGCTGCGTAAAGCGCAAGCTGTATACTCTCTTATTGCGGATCCGGAGGAAAATGCCGTTATTATTGGCAGTGACACAATCGTTGTTCTGGGGAATCAGGTTCTTGGAAAGCCCGTGGATGATAGAGACGCCTTTCGGATGCTGAAGTCTCTGCAGGGTAACACCCATCATGTATACACGGGAATTGCATGTATTGATGCGGCCAATGGTCAAACGCTTGTGCGTCATCGATCAACCAAGGTAACCATGAAGGAGCTTTCGGATTCGAAAATAGATGCTTACGTAAAAAGCGGCGAGCCCGGCGACAAAGCTGGCGCATATGGTATTCAAGGACTTGGCGCCACTTTGGTGGAACGGATTGAGGGCTGTTATTTTACCGTCGTTGGATTGCCTGTTTCGTTACTTTCCGACATGTTGTCGGAATTTGGGATAGACATCCTCTGA
- a CDS encoding ABC transporter permease, translating into MESKHLTFSDFMSYVSRNSGMLWEYFIQHLTMVVIGLGLAVIVGVPLGILCSKNKWAAKVILFITNILQVVPSLAMLVVLMLWLGLGTKTVMVGLFLYSLNPIARNTYVGLKQVDPSYLESGKGIGMSAFQLLIKVRFPLSLTYIMSGLRIAAVIAIGVVTIAPLVGGGGLGREIYAGLNSNNSLRIFAGAIPAALLAIVADIVLGILQRKMDLTKRKSGAAPAPTKVQKIL; encoded by the coding sequence ATGGAAAGTAAACATTTAACGTTTTCGGACTTTATGTCTTATGTTTCCCGTAACAGCGGCATGCTGTGGGAATATTTCATCCAGCATCTTACGATGGTGGTTATCGGGCTCGGCCTCGCGGTTATCGTTGGGGTGCCGCTGGGTATCCTTTGCTCCAAAAACAAATGGGCTGCCAAGGTCATTTTGTTCATCACGAACATTCTTCAGGTAGTACCAAGCCTGGCCATGCTGGTTGTGCTCATGCTGTGGCTGGGACTTGGAACGAAGACAGTCATGGTGGGACTTTTCCTGTATTCATTGAATCCCATTGCGCGGAACACCTACGTCGGTTTGAAGCAGGTTGATCCAAGTTATCTCGAATCCGGTAAAGGAATCGGTATGAGCGCTTTTCAGCTGCTCATCAAAGTTCGGTTTCCGTTGTCCTTGACTTATATCATGTCGGGATTGCGCATTGCGGCTGTCATCGCAATTGGGGTCGTAACAATCGCACCTCTTGTCGGCGGAGGCGGGCTTGGCCGGGAAATATACGCTGGATTGAACAGCAACAACTCGCTTCGGATCTTCGCGGGTGCGATACCGGCAGCTTTGCTCGCTATCGTGGCGGATATCGTTCTCGGGATATTGCAGCGCAAAATGGATTTGACCAAACGAAAGTCCGGCGCTGCTCCAGCTCCAACCAAAGTGCAAAAAATTCTTTAG
- a CDS encoding ABC transporter ATP-binding protein, with protein sequence MIVLEHVNKVYDNGFHALKDINLEFKEGEITVLIGPSGCGKSTTMKLINALNTSSSGKVLIDGKDISGLNPVELRRNIGYVIQSVGLFPHMNISKNVGVVPRLKKWDKDKIDQKVNELLDMVGLDHTIYSNRYPSELSGGQQQRVGVARALAADPDIILMDEPFSALDPISREQLQDELIRLQQDLHKTIIFVTHDMDEAIKIADTIILMKDGEVVQTGKPDTILRHPANDFVRNFIGSKRLENENESIYEIPLVDEVMITNPVTAFPGRGLAEAIKMMEMKRVDSLLIVDRNKQLQGAVSIYRVLDQYGEEGKTVADVMHPVRYSVASGSTLPQAIEIMDSHQLSNLPVIDSNNRFLGLITRGSVVKHLAEVYPTMVPPLLNGEDE encoded by the coding sequence ATGATAGTACTGGAGCATGTGAACAAGGTTTATGATAATGGCTTTCACGCATTGAAAGACATTAATCTCGAATTCAAAGAGGGGGAAATTACTGTCCTTATTGGGCCAAGCGGCTGCGGCAAATCGACAACGATGAAGCTGATTAACGCGCTCAATACGTCCTCATCAGGCAAGGTGCTGATCGATGGTAAGGATATCTCAGGATTGAATCCGGTTGAACTGCGGCGCAATATCGGCTATGTCATTCAAAGTGTCGGCTTGTTTCCGCATATGAATATCTCCAAGAACGTGGGTGTTGTTCCGCGTCTGAAAAAGTGGGATAAAGACAAAATCGATCAAAAGGTCAATGAACTGCTGGATATGGTTGGTCTGGATCATACGATATACAGCAACCGTTATCCATCGGAGCTTAGCGGTGGACAGCAGCAGCGTGTGGGCGTTGCGCGCGCACTTGCGGCTGATCCTGACATCATACTGATGGACGAGCCGTTCTCCGCATTGGACCCCATCAGCCGCGAGCAGCTGCAGGATGAGCTGATCCGGCTTCAGCAGGACCTTCATAAAACAATTATCTTTGTTACGCATGATATGGATGAAGCCATCAAGATTGCGGATACTATCATTTTGATGAAAGATGGCGAAGTGGTACAAACCGGTAAACCGGACACCATTTTGCGTCATCCGGCCAATGATTTTGTCCGTAACTTTATCGGTTCCAAGCGTCTGGAGAACGAGAATGAAAGTATCTATGAAATCCCGCTTGTGGATGAAGTGATGATTACCAACCCGGTAACTGCCTTCCCGGGCAGGGGACTTGCGGAAGCCATCAAGATGATGGAGATGAAGCGGGTTGATTCGCTGCTGATTGTGGATCGCAACAAACAGTTGCAGGGCGCGGTTTCTATCTATCGAGTACTTGACCAGTACGGTGAGGAAGGCAAAACCGTGGCGGATGTTATGCATCCGGTTCGTTATTCCGTTGCTTCCGGAAGTACGCTTCCGCAGGCAATCGAAATTATGGACAGCCATCAGCTGAGCAATCTCCCTGTAATAGACAGTAATAACCGATTCCTCGGGTTAATTACAAGAGGCAGTGTAGTTAAACATTTGGCCGAAGTATATCCTACCATGGTCCCTCCGCTGCTGAACGGAGAGGATGAGTGA
- a CDS encoding osmoprotectant ABC transporter substrate-binding protein, translated as MKLNKLKWIPMLVCAIILTGLTSACGIKSEVTIGTQTYTETKILAEMYKALIEDRTNLNVDIIPDLASSSLVINAMKRDDVQMATLYTGEIFNNHFPISGTKDRKEVLKEAQEGFQKHYQFTWMEPLGFENTYAFTIRKELAESKGYTKISDVKKDMANMKLGVDTTWLERSTDGYPAFSKAYGIKFGQIFPMEISLVYSAVANKQVDIVLAYSTDSRLKAYNLQTLQDDKQFFPPYDASPVLRSDLLKKHPEIKDAIAPLIGHLDADTMISLNYQVDIEKKSEREVANAYLKQKGLLKG; from the coding sequence ATGAAACTGAATAAGCTCAAATGGATACCGATGCTGGTCTGTGCAATTATTCTTACCGGTTTAACTTCCGCCTGTGGTATAAAAAGCGAAGTCACAATCGGTACACAAACCTATACCGAAACTAAGATTCTAGCCGAGATGTACAAGGCTCTTATTGAAGACCGTACCAATCTGAACGTGGACATCATTCCGGATCTGGCATCGAGCTCCCTGGTCATCAATGCGATGAAAAGAGACGATGTACAGATGGCGACTTTATATACAGGTGAAATTTTCAATAACCATTTTCCGATCAGCGGTACCAAAGACCGTAAAGAGGTTCTGAAGGAAGCCCAGGAGGGCTTTCAGAAGCATTATCAGTTCACTTGGATGGAGCCTCTTGGATTTGAAAATACTTATGCATTCACAATAAGAAAAGAGCTTGCAGAATCCAAAGGCTATACCAAGATATCTGATGTCAAAAAGGATATGGCCAATATGAAGCTTGGTGTGGATACAACGTGGCTGGAGAGAAGTACGGATGGATATCCTGCATTTTCCAAGGCATACGGAATCAAGTTTGGCCAGATTTTCCCTATGGAAATCAGTCTGGTGTACAGCGCCGTTGCCAACAAGCAGGTCGACATTGTGCTGGCCTATTCAACAGACTCCAGGCTGAAAGCTTATAATTTGCAGACACTGCAGGATGACAAGCAATTCTTCCCTCCGTATGATGCCAGCCCGGTGCTGCGTTCGGATCTTCTGAAAAAGCATCCCGAAATTAAGGATGCCATAGCGCCTTTAATCGGTCATCTGGATGCGGATACGATGATATCTCTCAATTATCAGGTGGATATTGAGAAGAAAAGCGAGCGTGAGGTTGCCAATGCGTACTTAAAGCAAAAGGGCCTCTTGAAAGGCTAA
- the mreD gene encoding rod shape-determining protein MreD: protein MMVRKQVLVLLLFLLFIIEGTIIPWLLPVSWQNVIMPNLVFIVLLFVSVYHHRHTALVLGIIFGMLHDVVFYGEMIGTYSLVMGFSTYIMGFIFRVPRAPMPLMMTVVILGSLLFDSMLFAIYRVFSLTQVSYDWNLLHHILPDLVVHFVFGLIIYVPLRKQLEKIARREKKEKAA, encoded by the coding sequence ATGATGGTGCGCAAGCAAGTTTTAGTCCTGCTGCTGTTTCTTCTGTTTATTATTGAAGGGACAATCATTCCGTGGCTGCTGCCCGTCTCCTGGCAAAATGTCATCATGCCGAATCTGGTTTTTATCGTTTTGTTATTTGTATCCGTATATCATCATCGACACACAGCACTCGTTCTCGGCATTATATTCGGTATGCTCCATGATGTGGTTTTTTATGGAGAAATGATCGGCACTTATTCCCTCGTTATGGGATTTTCAACTTACATTATGGGATTTATTTTTCGGGTTCCACGGGCTCCGATGCCGCTTATGATGACTGTGGTGATTTTGGGCAGTCTGCTATTTGATAGCATGCTGTTTGCCATTTACCGGGTGTTCTCGTTAACGCAGGTCTCCTATGACTGGAATCTCCTGCATCATATTCTACCCGATCTCGTTGTCCATTTTGTGTTCGGGCTTATAATCTATGTTCCTCTCCGGAAGCAGCTTGAAAAGATTGCAAGACGGGAGAAAAAAGAGAAGGCGGCGTAA